The Opitutaceae bacterium genome has a window encoding:
- a CDS encoding circularly permuted type 2 ATP-grasp protein, producing MLDEYLRLLPPAQWREIRRRLERSVDDMGLAFAPPKASRRQQLIHSWGIEPVPVLLDAGEWSILTQAIRQRVRLLNALFADIYGPREVLHHRILPPELILRDPFFRRACVDLPASANREISVFRFDLYRSRTRGWVVLANYTNTPLGMSFAVQNRRLLTQEAPDLYAGISDYERVIDYPIQLLETLKALSPRPTETPHIVVLTSGPEDPAYFEHSFVARKMGLPLVQGDDLLVVDNKVCFKTIDGLEQVDVIYRRLNDAHIDPVAFDTPRFAAGVPGLLGCLRAGTVSVANPVGAGVIENGALSAYLGRLSRHFLNENLLLPGEPVWYCGEIDHLDHVVDSTSELLIAPVHAGPSDPPALEPGSPPARVRRYLKEVFRAPHQFIARPPLDPVPHPNPRGYGIGEVGTVLSCFAVCRHGRIEIMPGGLGRLIPITQSMAPPPWQIGRTVDVIVDRSYETDRPEQMELRQIRARPHVLGSAAAERLYWTGRYAERGEACARMLSIVEDVGLEELARTERTRWFPVWMGILEATGHLDSDASTAIERLTGPVAWSMVLDPANPNSLASSIRATRENMRLMRDFFSPETWSVISRLNEQVEDLAASARSHPRRRRNLAMEAIGEALQGFPAFFGTAERTMLHDSGWHFLLIGVHLERAIMTCSGLRHGLSEAESAALDNRHEESDLTALVRILSSQDAYRRTYQARSEPLFVAELFLTHPAAPKSIRFCVDQIAGCLEAALGPAGREQQPFHLAAACLRLLEQLNLESTFEQRSNSPRLAGDITPKLEARARSTTLSATLEILRDQLNELGESLQDHFFSHHARVQPASNGTPFIE from the coding sequence GTGCTCGACGAGTACCTGAGACTGCTTCCCCCCGCGCAATGGCGGGAGATCCGCCGGCGACTGGAACGCTCCGTCGACGACATGGGGCTCGCCTTCGCACCGCCCAAGGCCTCCCGGCGGCAGCAATTGATCCATTCCTGGGGCATCGAGCCGGTCCCCGTGCTGCTCGATGCGGGGGAATGGTCGATCCTGACCCAGGCCATCCGGCAAAGGGTCAGGCTTCTCAATGCCCTCTTCGCCGATATCTACGGTCCCCGGGAAGTCCTCCACCATCGAATTCTTCCGCCGGAACTGATTCTGCGGGATCCATTCTTTCGCCGGGCCTGCGTCGACCTGCCCGCTTCAGCCAATCGTGAGATCTCTGTCTTCCGTTTTGATCTCTATCGCTCCCGGACGCGGGGCTGGGTCGTTCTCGCCAACTATACCAACACCCCGCTCGGAATGTCCTTCGCCGTCCAGAACCGACGGCTGCTCACCCAGGAAGCGCCCGATCTCTACGCAGGAATCTCCGATTACGAACGGGTCATCGACTACCCGATTCAATTGCTGGAGACCCTGAAGGCCCTTTCGCCCAGACCGACAGAGACGCCTCACATCGTCGTCCTGACCTCCGGTCCTGAGGATCCCGCCTATTTCGAGCACAGTTTCGTCGCCCGCAAGATGGGATTGCCGCTGGTCCAGGGAGACGATCTCCTCGTCGTCGACAACAAGGTCTGCTTCAAGACCATCGACGGCCTCGAACAGGTCGATGTCATCTATCGACGCCTCAACGACGCCCACATCGATCCGGTCGCCTTCGACACGCCCCGCTTTGCGGCCGGTGTGCCCGGCCTGCTCGGCTGCCTGCGGGCCGGAACTGTCTCCGTGGCCAATCCGGTCGGCGCCGGGGTCATCGAAAACGGGGCCCTTTCCGCTTATCTTGGACGCCTCAGCCGGCACTTCCTCAACGAGAATCTCCTCCTCCCCGGTGAACCCGTCTGGTACTGCGGCGAAATCGACCATCTCGACCACGTGGTGGATTCCACCAGTGAACTGCTGATCGCGCCTGTTCATGCCGGACCGTCCGACCCACCAGCGCTGGAGCCGGGAAGCCCGCCCGCACGGGTCAGACGTTATCTCAAGGAAGTCTTCCGAGCACCGCATCAATTCATCGCCCGACCCCCATTGGATCCCGTCCCCCACCCCAATCCGCGGGGATACGGGATCGGCGAGGTCGGCACCGTGCTCAGCTGCTTCGCGGTTTGCCGCCATGGTCGCATCGAGATCATGCCAGGCGGGCTGGGACGTCTCATCCCGATCACCCAGTCGATGGCTCCGCCTCCCTGGCAGATCGGTCGGACGGTTGATGTCATCGTCGATCGATCGTACGAAACGGATCGACCGGAACAGATGGAGCTTCGTCAGATCCGGGCCCGCCCCCATGTCCTTGGTTCGGCCGCGGCCGAGCGTCTCTACTGGACGGGCCGATACGCCGAACGCGGCGAAGCCTGCGCCCGCATGCTCTCGATCGTCGAAGACGTCGGACTCGAGGAGCTTGCCCGGACCGAACGCACGCGTTGGTTCCCGGTCTGGATGGGAATCCTCGAGGCTACCGGCCACCTCGACAGCGACGCCTCGACCGCAATCGAGCGCCTGACCGGTCCCGTGGCCTGGTCCATGGTTCTCGACCCGGCCAATCCCAATTCCCTCGCATCGTCCATCCGGGCGACCCGTGAAAACATGCGCCTGATGCGCGACTTTTTCAGCCCCGAGACCTGGAGCGTGATCAGCCGGCTGAATGAGCAGGTCGAGGATCTGGCCGCAAGTGCCCGATCCCATCCGCGACGGAGACGAAACCTCGCCATGGAGGCAATCGGTGAGGCGTTGCAGGGCTTTCCCGCCTTCTTCGGCACGGCGGAACGCACCATGCTCCATGATTCCGGTTGGCACTTCCTCCTGATCGGTGTCCACCTCGAGCGGGCGATCATGACCTGCTCCGGGCTCCGCCACGGCCTGAGTGAGGCCGAGTCGGCGGCCCTCGACAATCGCCACGAGGAGTCGGACCTGACCGCTCTCGTGCGCATCCTCTCCTCCCAGGACGCCTACCGGCGGACCTACCAGGCGCGAAGTGAACCCCTCTTCGTGGCCGAGCTCTTCCTCACCCATCCGGCCGCACCCAAGAGCATCCGGTTCTGCGTCGACCAGATCGCAGGTTGCCTCGAAGCGGCCCTTGGCCCGGCCGGCCGCGAACAGCAGCCCTTTCATCTGGCCGCAGCCTGCCTCCGGCTCCTCGAACAGCTCAACCTCGAGTCGACTTTCGAACAGCGCTCGAACAGTCCACGTCTGGCCGGAGACATCACCCCGAAGCTGGAAGCCAGGGCCAGGTCGACGACCCTCTCGGCCACCTTGGAGATCCTGCGTGACCAGCTCAACGAACTGGGGGAAAGCCTGCAGGACCATTTCTTCAGCCACCACGCCCGCGTCCAGCCCGCCTCGAACGGGACGCCGTTCATCGAATAG
- a CDS encoding ABC transporter permease yields the protein MKEPNPSRARIVFFKEMKETFRDRRVLLSVIVSPLLITPLLLAVMGFFVGQKTTRDQAEVLDVAAIGSLQLPALLEEIESDPTLRVIDLDPNTGVEDAVRSRVIRAALVIPDSAGTNLESEGTVKIDLFYDASNEKSSIARGRLHQALNQFRKGVLASRLTDHDLKAGFLEPTRIEDQNLATEKATGGFILGIILPYVVILTASMGGVTSALDLIAGEKEKGTLETLLVSPASRKEIIVGKLGTVCVVSVLAGLCAIAGLIATLEIGVRLTADLIPIGIAISYASVAAMLLAIIPLTLTTSALLLVISAFARNPKEAQAYIFPFMIVVILPAMLSFVLPAEGGQFLSLVPILNTAMVMKQVLSDMIRPDFIALATISSLVYAGLALRLVVALFQKESILFRI from the coding sequence ATGAAAGAGCCCAATCCCTCACGTGCCCGCATCGTCTTCTTCAAGGAGATGAAGGAGACCTTTCGTGATCGCCGAGTCCTCCTCTCCGTCATCGTCTCGCCTCTCCTGATCACACCGCTTCTTCTTGCAGTCATGGGCTTCTTTGTCGGACAGAAGACCACCCGCGACCAGGCCGAGGTTCTCGATGTGGCCGCCATCGGGTCCCTGCAGCTCCCGGCCCTGCTCGAAGAAATCGAGTCCGATCCCACCCTGCGCGTAATTGACCTCGACCCGAACACCGGGGTTGAGGACGCCGTCCGGAGCCGGGTCATCCGCGCCGCCCTGGTCATCCCCGATTCGGCCGGAACCAACCTGGAATCCGAGGGGACGGTCAAGATCGACCTCTTCTACGACGCGTCGAACGAAAAATCCTCCATTGCCCGTGGGCGGCTCCACCAGGCGCTCAACCAATTCAGGAAAGGCGTGCTGGCGTCCCGCCTGACCGATCACGACCTGAAAGCCGGTTTCCTCGAGCCCACCCGCATCGAGGATCAGAACCTGGCCACGGAAAAGGCGACCGGAGGCTTCATCCTCGGCATCATCCTGCCTTACGTCGTCATTCTGACCGCGTCCATGGGCGGGGTGACGAGCGCCCTCGATCTGATCGCCGGCGAGAAGGAGAAGGGAACCCTGGAAACGCTCCTCGTCTCACCAGCCTCGCGAAAGGAAATCATCGTGGGCAAGCTCGGGACGGTCTGCGTGGTCAGCGTTCTTGCCGGTCTCTGCGCCATTGCCGGCCTCATCGCCACGCTGGAGATTGGTGTCCGATTGACAGCCGACCTCATTCCGATCGGGATTGCCATTTCCTACGCTTCGGTTGCCGCCATGCTCCTTGCGATCATTCCTCTCACCCTGACCACCTCCGCCCTGCTCCTCGTCATTTCGGCCTTCGCCCGCAATCCCAAGGAGGCCCAGGCCTATATCTTCCCCTTCATGATCGTGGTGATCCTGCCCGCCATGCTCTCCTTCGTCCTGCCCGCCGAGGGCGGCCAGTTTCTCAGCCTCGTTCCCATCCTCAACACCGCGATGGTCATGAAACAGGTCCTGTCCGACATGATCCGGCCCGACTTTATCGCCCTGGCCACGATTTCCTCCCTTGTCTACGCCGGACTCGCCCTGAGACTGGTCGTCGCGCTCTTCCAGAAGGAGTCCATCCTTTTCAGGATCTGA
- the nusB gene encoding transcription antitermination factor NusB: MSQFAQRKDGRRAAVQYLYAWSINSPGDLNEDLTYFFEGLGQPRDHYAFGEELIHGCIEHLDTIDLKIRELARNWDFSRIAKMDLAILRVAIFEMLFRKDIPPVVSINEAIDLGKEFSSVDSKRFINGLLDRVKEQLPRPSREAVNE, encoded by the coding sequence ATGAGCCAGTTCGCCCAGCGCAAGGATGGGCGCCGCGCCGCCGTCCAGTACCTCTATGCCTGGTCGATCAATTCGCCGGGAGATCTGAACGAGGACCTGACCTATTTCTTCGAGGGACTCGGGCAGCCACGCGACCACTACGCTTTCGGAGAGGAGTTGATCCACGGTTGTATTGAACATTTGGATACAATAGACCTTAAGATCCGCGAATTGGCCAGGAATTGGGATTTTTCCCGGATCGCCAAGATGGACCTGGCCATCCTCCGGGTGGCGATTTTTGAGATGCTCTTCCGCAAGGATATCCCGCCGGTCGTTTCGATCAATGAGGCGATCGATCTGGGCAAGGAGTTCTCCAGCGTCGATTCGAAACGGTTCATCAACGGACTCCTCGATCGGGTCAAGGAGCAGTTGCCCCGTCCCTCCCGCGAGGCGGTCAACGAATAG
- a CDS encoding ATP-binding cassette domain-containing protein, whose product MIELNNLTKVFRDRRRGEIRAVDGISFTCRPGRIFGLLGANGAGKTTTLRLLATLIEPTSGGGRVDGFDLIGEPERVRSRIGFLSGTTGLYGRLTVREMLAYFGQLNGMSGRALQERIDELIGLLEMETFAKGRCDQLSTGQRQRVSIARSIVHAPPVMIFDEPTSGLDIMSSRTIMQFIERCRDDGRTVLFSTHVMSEVERLCDEIAIIHNGRLAGQGTLAELRDRTGRQALEAVFLSVVGAEAGSGQPAPGALQP is encoded by the coding sequence ATGATTGAGCTGAACAACCTGACCAAGGTCTTTCGCGACCGCCGCCGGGGAGAGATCCGCGCGGTCGACGGCATATCCTTCACCTGCCGACCCGGCCGGATTTTCGGACTCCTCGGCGCCAATGGTGCCGGCAAGACCACCACCCTTCGGCTCCTGGCGACTCTGATTGAACCGACCTCGGGCGGTGGACGGGTCGACGGCTTTGATCTGATCGGGGAACCCGAACGGGTCCGTTCGCGTATCGGCTTTCTTTCCGGGACCACCGGCCTCTACGGCCGCCTGACCGTGCGGGAGATGCTTGCCTACTTCGGTCAACTCAACGGCATGTCGGGCCGGGCTCTTCAGGAGCGAATCGATGAGTTGATCGGTCTCCTGGAGATGGAAACCTTTGCCAAGGGACGCTGCGATCAGCTCTCCACCGGGCAACGCCAGCGGGTTTCCATCGCCCGCTCCATCGTCCACGCCCCGCCCGTCATGATCTTCGACGAGCCGACCAGCGGGCTCGATATCATGTCTTCCCGAACCATCATGCAGTTCATCGAACGCTGCCGCGACGACGGCCGCACCGTCCTTTTCTCCACGCACGTCATGAGCGAGGTTGAGCGTCTTTGCGATGAAATCGCCATCATCCACAACGGACGCCTGGCCGGGCAGGGAACCCTCGCGGAACTCCGGGACCGCACGGGGCGCCAGGCGCTTGAGGCGGTATTCCTGAGCGTCGTCGGGGCCGAGGCGGGCTCCGGGCAACCCGCTCCCGGGGCTCTTCAACCATGA
- the ribH gene encoding 6,7-dimethyl-8-ribityllumazine synthase, translating to MSLKTPPTSVLDGSGIRVAIVAARFNQDLVDRLLERTLKGLAEAGVAEEGIELVRVPGSNEVPVAVQYLAMSDRFDACIGLGLIIRGETLHYEIIAHGSSRALQEVALNTGVPVINGIIVAENEGQAVERCGGKFDRGREFAMAAVEMGALARKFAGNRS from the coding sequence ATGAGTCTGAAAACACCACCAACCTCCGTTCTTGACGGATCCGGTATCCGGGTCGCCATCGTCGCAGCGCGCTTCAATCAGGATCTGGTTGACCGGCTCCTTGAGCGTACCCTGAAAGGATTGGCTGAAGCGGGAGTCGCCGAAGAGGGGATCGAGTTGGTCCGCGTTCCGGGGTCCAACGAAGTTCCGGTCGCCGTCCAGTACCTGGCGATGAGCGACCGGTTTGATGCCTGCATCGGGCTGGGCCTGATCATCCGGGGCGAGACCCTGCACTATGAGATCATCGCCCATGGAAGCAGCCGGGCTCTTCAGGAGGTCGCCCTCAACACCGGTGTCCCGGTCATCAACGGGATCATCGTGGCCGAGAATGAGGGCCAGGCGGTCGAACGCTGCGGGGGCAAATTCGACCGCGGCCGGGAGTTTGCCATGGCTGCGGTGGAAATGGGCGCGCTCGCTAGGAAATTCGCCGGGAATCGATCATGA
- the ftsY gene encoding signal recognition particle-docking protein FtsY encodes MLSLFRKFKDGLARSTRDLLDRTGGLFRLKKLDASSIDTLEEALYSADFGVETTDEIIAEIRSAYRKDRDLHGRDVAEIGARVLTRVLEGSEGAMVPAESGPTVVCMVGVNGSGKTTTAAKLGYDLKVDGQRILLAACDTFRAAATEQLKSWADRLQLDIVAGQHGADAAAVAFDAWQAARSRGCDTLIVDTAGRLHTKTNLMEELAKIKRVLQKQDPRAPHYSLLVVDANLGGNSIEQARIFHKSFGLDGLIVTKLDGTSRGGALVGIYRELGLPIFFTGLGEQPEDLQPFSIHHYVNAIFGLE; translated from the coding sequence ATGCTTTCGCTCTTTCGGAAATTCAAGGACGGACTGGCCCGCTCGACCCGGGATCTGCTTGACAGGACGGGCGGGCTCTTCCGGCTGAAGAAGCTGGATGCCTCCTCGATCGATACCCTCGAAGAGGCGCTCTACTCGGCCGACTTCGGAGTGGAGACGACGGACGAGATCATTGCAGAGATCCGTTCAGCCTATCGGAAGGACCGTGATCTGCACGGTCGGGATGTGGCGGAGATCGGCGCCCGGGTTCTGACCCGGGTCCTCGAGGGTTCGGAGGGGGCCATGGTTCCCGCCGAATCGGGGCCGACGGTGGTCTGCATGGTCGGTGTCAACGGATCGGGCAAGACGACGACCGCGGCGAAGCTTGGCTACGACCTCAAGGTAGACGGACAGAGGATTCTTCTGGCGGCCTGCGATACCTTTCGGGCGGCGGCCACCGAGCAGTTGAAGAGCTGGGCGGATCGTCTGCAACTGGACATCGTGGCCGGTCAACATGGCGCAGATGCCGCCGCCGTCGCTTTTGACGCCTGGCAGGCGGCCCGGAGTCGCGGATGCGACACCCTGATCGTGGATACCGCGGGCCGGCTTCATACCAAGACGAACCTGATGGAGGAGCTGGCCAAGATCAAACGTGTCCTCCAGAAGCAGGATCCCAGGGCGCCCCATTACTCCCTTCTGGTCGTCGATGCCAACCTGGGCGGCAATTCGATCGAGCAGGCCCGGATTTTCCACAAGAGTTTCGGACTCGATGGCCTGATCGTCACGAAACTTGACGGGACCAGCCGGGGCGGCGCACTCGTGGGAATCTACCGGGAGCTCGGTCTGCCCATCTTCTTCACCGGTCTGGGTGAACAGCCGGAGGACCTCCAGCCCTTCTCGATCCACCATTACGTCAATGCCATCTTCGGACTCGAGTAG
- a CDS encoding sulfatase-like hydrolase/transferase, with protein sequence MIRSESYIKSGLTPSVDVFWILTTQWRGQSIGWAGDPNTRTPHLDRAARAGVIIEQAVANHPFGPFSRASILTGRPTDEVGVSDYFDPLPADCPTVAHAFSRAGYETAWFGKWHLGPKLRGPPPVGEVHARQPIPPDRRGGFGWWEGFEGGFLNRDPWLHGSGWREPTQVRGYQSDILVDRLLRYLEARTSESPLFSVLSLEPPHPPYDGLPDDIIIPDPAGIILRENVPVGGEVEQRARREYAAYCGQIEATDRALGRLLDRLEDRDRPYLLVFTSVHGDMHGSLGLFRKGWPHEESIRVPLLFLSPGRLKPAQRADGVFGLIDLGATSLGLIGSQGAPEVGGRDQSGWLRGECAGPTETFIRMPSVPPFPPNCPKAWSGIRGMGRTTVWNSDGSPWLDLDQRGQS encoded by the coding sequence ATGATTCGCTCCGAATCATATATAAAAAGCGGCCTGACCCCTTCGGTGGATGTCTTCTGGATCCTGACCACCCAGTGGAGGGGGCAGTCGATCGGATGGGCCGGTGATCCCAATACCCGGACGCCGCACCTCGACCGGGCAGCCCGGGCGGGAGTGATCATCGAGCAGGCGGTGGCCAACCATCCCTTCGGCCCCTTCTCACGGGCATCCATCCTGACCGGTCGACCGACCGATGAAGTGGGGGTCAGTGATTACTTCGATCCTTTGCCGGCTGACTGTCCGACCGTGGCTCACGCCTTTTCCCGTGCCGGTTACGAGACCGCCTGGTTTGGCAAGTGGCACCTCGGTCCGAAGCTGAGGGGTCCGCCTCCGGTTGGTGAGGTGCATGCCCGGCAGCCGATCCCTCCTGATCGACGCGGCGGCTTCGGGTGGTGGGAAGGATTTGAGGGCGGCTTTCTGAATCGTGATCCCTGGCTGCACGGTTCCGGGTGGAGGGAGCCGACCCAGGTTCGGGGTTACCAGTCGGACATCCTGGTTGACCGGCTCCTCCGCTATCTTGAGGCCCGGACCAGTGAGTCACCCCTCTTCTCGGTGCTCAGCCTGGAACCGCCCCATCCGCCTTACGATGGGCTTCCGGACGACATCATCATCCCTGATCCCGCTGGCATCATTCTGAGAGAAAACGTGCCGGTCGGCGGAGAGGTTGAGCAGCGTGCCCGGCGCGAATACGCGGCCTATTGCGGACAGATCGAGGCAACAGATCGTGCCCTGGGCCGGCTCCTCGATCGACTGGAAGACCGGGACCGGCCCTATCTGCTGGTATTCACCTCGGTTCATGGGGATATGCACGGATCCCTCGGGCTCTTTCGAAAGGGGTGGCCGCATGAAGAGTCGATCCGGGTCCCGCTCCTTTTCCTGAGCCCGGGACGCCTGAAGCCGGCCCAACGGGCCGATGGCGTATTCGGCCTGATCGACCTCGGGGCCACCAGTCTGGGACTGATCGGGTCCCAGGGTGCTCCGGAGGTGGGGGGCAGGGATCAATCGGGTTGGCTCCGCGGGGAATGTGCAGGTCCCACCGAGACGTTCATCCGCATGCCTTCGGTTCCGCCTTTCCCGCCCAATTG
- a CDS encoding ABA4-like family protein, with the protein MLDNLGARQFNEAFWIISLIPGPVWIMLILLPDNRITRRLASPFVLPALLGVVYLYFVYLLFTYGLPHTPERASMREVRRFVIHPIAFLVLWSHLMITDLFVGMRLYEDARRRGFHIPAELFICWFLAPIALMIYGIRRSLRRPVQKTDRP; encoded by the coding sequence ATGCTTGATAACCTCGGCGCCCGCCAATTCAACGAGGCGTTCTGGATCATCAGCCTGATTCCGGGCCCGGTCTGGATCATGCTCATTCTCCTGCCCGACAACCGGATCACCCGCCGCCTCGCCTCGCCCTTCGTGCTTCCCGCCTTGCTTGGAGTTGTCTATCTCTACTTCGTCTACCTTCTCTTCACCTACGGTCTGCCTCATACTCCCGAACGGGCTTCCATGAGGGAGGTGCGGCGTTTTGTCATTCATCCGATTGCCTTCCTCGTGCTCTGGTCCCACCTCATGATCACCGACCTCTTTGTCGGCATGCGCCTCTATGAAGACGCCCGCCGGCGGGGCTTCCACATACCTGCCGAACTGTTCATCTGCTGGTTCCTCGCCCCGATCGCCCTGATGATTTACGGGATCCGGCGGTCGTTGAGGCGGCCCGTCCAGAAGACAGACCGCCCATGA